Within Candidatus Dormiibacterota bacterium, the genomic segment GAGGGCGATGACGAAGTTCAGGACCAGGAACGGCGGCATGTTCTGGTGCGCCTGGCCGCCGCCGGTGGTGCCGACCGCGCCCGGGGCCATGGCAACATTGGGGGCGCCACTCGCATACGCGGCCTGGGTGCCGACCGCGGGCAGGTTGCCGCCGGGAAGCGGCCGGTCGGCGCTGTTGGAGCTGGCGCTCACCGTGTGGGTGTGCGCGGGCAGCTCGGAGGTGACGAGGGTGTGCGACTCCTCACCCGCGGTCTCGCCGAGGGCGTGCGCGGAGCTGACGTGAATGGGAACACGCGCCTGCAGGTTGGGCAGCGCGAAGGTGGTGATCCCGTTGCCGCCGTATGTGGTGCCGAGCAGCGAGAACAGTGCCTGGTTCTGGTTGATCGGCATGATCTGGCCGTTGCAGAGGGCCCAGCCCTTGGGGGGGTAGCCGAAGCTCACCATCTTGATCTCGGCCAGGAATGGCTCACCCATGTCCGGTCTCCTCGGGGGTTGCGCAGGTGGTCACCGTCAGTTCTGCGGCGGGAAGATGCCGAACAGCGAGATGATGAAACTGACGCACACGTACGGCATCAGGTTGTCGTGGGGCTGGGTGCCGCCGGTGGACTGGATCGCCTGGGTCGGCGCCTGCTGCATCGTCGCGTCGGGCGCCGAGGCGCTGTACTGTGCGACGGTTCCGCCCGCCCAGACGGCACCCGACGGATTGGTGGTCGAGGCCGCACCGGAGCCGGCCTGGAGCGCGTGGGTGTGCGCCGGGATCTGGGTGAGCGTGAGGGTGACGTTCTCCGCACCCGCGCTCTGACCGAGAACCCGACTGCTCGTCCCCGACCCCTGGCCGCTGTGCACGGGGATGCGGCCGCGCAGGTCGGGCAGCCCGAAGGTCGTCTGACCGTCGCCGCCGTAGGTGGTGCCGATCAGTGTGAAGAGGGCGTCGTTCTCGGCGATCGCGAGCAGCTGCCCCTCACAGAACGCCCATCCCTGGGGGGCGAAGGTGCCACCGAACAGCCTGATCTCACCGATGTAGGGATTGGACACGGGCTCACACCTCCATGAGGGTCGCCGGTGCCGCGCTCGGCGCGTCCGGTCGAGGTCTGGCACAATCCGTCGCCATGCTCGACGACTGCACGCGCGACACCTTCGAGCCCCACGTGGGCACATCCTTCCGGG encodes:
- a CDS encoding tail fiber protein is translated as MSNPYIGEIRLFGGTFAPQGWAFCEGQLLAIAENDALFTLIGTTYGGDGQTTFGLPDLRGRIPVHSGQGSGTSSRVLGQSAGAENVTLTLTQIPAHTHALQAGSGAASTTNPSGAVWAGGTVAQYSASAPDATMQQAPTQAIQSTGGTQPHDNLMPYVCVSFIISLFGIFPPQN
- a CDS encoding tail fiber protein, which gives rise to MGEPFLAEIKMVSFGYPPKGWALCNGQIMPINQNQALFSLLGTTYGGNGITTFALPNLQARVPIHVSSAHALGETAGEESHTLVTSELPAHTHTVSASSNSADRPLPGGNLPAVGTQAAYASGAPNVAMAPGAVGTTGGGQAHQNMPPFLVLNFVIALQGIFPSRN